The nucleotide window CTCTATAACTACACCTCAATACCtcattgataaaaaaaaatactgTAACCTAATAACCTACTTGTGTTCAAACCCCATACCATCACTAAACTAACGAAGTACACAAAACTAACCAAAGTTCACAAGAAGCACTCATTTATCACAAACACCACAAAACACTCACCAAATTATTAAAATTCAAAACATCACATACCACATCAACATCACCAGACCCAAAACTCCTAGCATAATCCTCCGCCACCACCGAAGCAACCACCGCCTTCTTCTGCATCACTAACCGCTTACCCTGCACCgacaccgccgccgccgccgccacatCACCATCCCCGATCACAGCCACATCCGGAGTCCCGATCGCCCGCGACGACGCCGTCACCGTCGGATGAGGCATAAACAGCACCTCCACCGTCTCCGATTTGCCATAAATCAAACTCCGATTATTAAAAATCGACTCATACGTAGCCGTTGCAGACCCCCTATCTCTGACTAATTTTCTTTCTACGAATGTGAAGAAGGAAGAACTCAGGAGCAGAGGGCATGTAGTTTTGTAGCAGATGAAGGGGTGGAAATACAGATCACCACACACGTGTATGAAGCACAGCCATATAACccaattatttttaaaaaacaccCAAAGCCATATGTACAACTAACATATGCACAAACTTGTTGCTTCTTCATATAGGTTTTAATTATGAAACTAATCTAAGTTTAAGCGACATGTCAACTTAGACCGATTGCATCAACTTTTGATCCTTGGTTCAGTAAGCTTGATAACCTAGGCATTAAATCTTTCATAACATATCCAACTCGATAGTATGGAAAGGGAGCTGCACTGGATGTTGAAGGGGAGAGCCGAGGGCGAGCGAAGGTTGTCACAATCAATGAtgaacagtggcgaagcttgtaATCTCctatcgggggggggggggggcgaaaacgtatatacccaaaaatatTTATACGAAagctacatatataacactactgagggAATAGTTCGTGGGGTCGGGCGCCTCCGGCCCCTTCTAACCTGTGTCCCTGATGATGAAGCCAATGTGAGCCACAATCCATATAAAACGGTTCTCAAAATTGGAGGATCGATGACAATGGTTCCATATTCATGGTGATCCCATTCTAGACAATGGGTATGTAAACGAAGTCAATCTCAAGTAAATAAGTTATTTTAAGAAAGTTAACTTTATAGTTTTTACTAAGATTAATTATGATTATGATGAAtttcaaatgttttacaaaacattaTGCGAATGAAACGACTTTTAATAATACAAAAAGTTCGTACAACCTATATTTTTAATGTTTGTTATGGTCGATAACGCGTCAATACATGTTGGAAAGCAAACAAAAACTTTTTGAATCATAGGGAGaaagcccgtgcgatgcacggcatgcataatagctattgtttgttcgtggtaagacgtctgacacggccggtgcataacatgtaagacaatacgcctacaaaggggcgtgcttaaactttattaaaccatGGACCATAAGTTGTTTCCTTGGCGAAACTTGCCAGCAAAAAAGAAGTGAAAAAAGATGTCttccaagaaaaaaaaaacatgaaacagaAAAAGGAAAAACGCATAAACTCTCGCACGCCTTCCTATCTTATTGGATAACACATAGACCAAACTTAACGCATGCCACCGCCATCCCCAATCCCATCACCAGCCAACTGACTGCAGTGAAATAACGAAAAGAAAACTATTAAAAATGGTATACTATGTTTAGGTATATATGCATCGAAAAGTAGTACGGGTTTTCATTACTAACACTAAGTGCAGACGGTATACCTTTCATGTGGGTCACTGTCAACTGTTTCTTCTGAATCCGAATCTGCATAAGCAGGCCTACGAAGGAAAAGCACGAAACATTTATGTAGACGGTTATCTAAAAATAAATATGCACAATTACATTGTTTATGGAAATCAATCAATTATAGTTGAAAGTTTTTTTGTTGCATTTCCATTTATAACGACACTTATTAAACAGGGCACGAATAAAGTGTAAGCCGATATATACCTTACGACCGCTTCAACGCGCTTAACTGGTGTCGGTATGGGTAGCACCCCCTTGTCTTTAGCGGGGATCGATGGAGGTGTCGAAGAACCAAAGGGCTTACAAACATCCCCATCTAGCAGGACATTCTTGCAGTTGAAGGATTCAAAATGGCCATGATCATAATACGTACACGAATCAAGCTGGAGGGTCTGAGTGCTGCCCACAAGAGAGTGCAAACAATTCGGCAGTGTTGAAATGCTTCCATCAGCGTTCCTTACCATAACCGGAGTGAACTTATCCTGTATGTCAGTGGAATAAAGGCTGTAGACGCGTGACAGGCCAGACTCTGCTGTGAGTATACTATGAGCAATGGTCTTTGTCAAGCGTTGGGCGGTGTTATCAAAGCAGACAACGGCAGCTTCGGCTGTTGAGTCAAACACCTCGAGTTCTAGCCTGAAACTGTGCAAGGTTTGTAATTTATTTTCAGTTATAAGTCTGCATGAGAATGGCTACAAATTAATACAACTAAACATTTTTAGAAACAAACCTTCCTCTCGGGAAGACAACGGGGTTTTCGCACCCATCACACCACATATCGTTGTCTTCACGCCCCACACCTTTCATGCAATTCCCACCGCCACATGTCAGCCTGAACCACTCTTGGTGCTATTGCGTATGCGTTTGACTTCAACATGACAGGTGAATTCAGCACTCTGCATATATTACCAGCATAACTATAAACTTTAACCATTTGATTCAAAAATGATAACCAATATTGTGCTTATCCAAAATGACATATCCTAAGTGTATATTACATTCTAATGCAAACCTGATTTGACCTTAACCAAAATGACCAACGTTTACATATGCTTGGTTCGCCACGAACTACGTACACTCTTTATCTACCCAATATTTAAATTACATTTTATGTTttcaataaatatttataaacgtGAATTcggtattaaaaaaaaacattactttTTTTCGGTATTAAAAATGTGAATTcgtattaaaaaatatttataaatatttataactatttaaaaatatttataaatatctATAAATGTGAATTCCGTATTAAAAAATAGATTTCggtattaaaaaaaacattaatttttttttttcaaccgcGATATAGTCCTCCTATGTGATGTGGATACAACCAACAATCGGGTGGGGTCAGCTTGGTCGTCACAAACTATACGAATTTGGATTTGGTTATTGCCTGTCAAACTTGTAAATTGACTGTTAGGTTTTAACATACGAATGTAAGTCCAAATAGATGTTTGATTTAATGTATTAAAAAATAAGCCTGTGCCTTCATATAACAATCAACTCATACATGCATATGAAAATTGTATGATCATATGTAATAACAATCAACCTGTCACAAAGTCATTTCTTGATTTATAATAATACCATAAAAGgattaatgtatatatatatactgaaCATATGGTTTTTTTTGAGTCTTAACTAATAAAAAACATCCATATTTATGATAGAAAATCTAGCACCAAGATCCCACTAAATGCGTTTTTGGTTGTTGGGTTACCTTTGTAAATAATCCTTCAAGTATCCTTTTAACAcaattaaattaattaacttAAGATCAAAATAAAAACTATATAAACTCATTTGGGTAATCATATTATAATTatccataattaaatatttagCATATATAGTTAagttaatattaaatttaaaagtatatatttctttaacattataattttataaaagagaCAGTCGAGATAACAAATTACGGAGGCTGGAATCGTGTCATGCGTCCTCCATAATATTATGTGTAGAGATAGAGATATATTGTCCTTTACTCTTCGATTTCGATAAATATACATAATCTAAAATGAATATTCTATATATACAATGTAGTTTGTAGGGGGCATACCATGTGATGCTTGTTTCTTCAACCGTGGGTCAAGATGGCTTCTAGTGTGGTCCATTTTTCTGAATACCCAGCAACAGAATCGTTCCTTGCCATGGCCACACGTGTAGACATTAGCCAAGATACCTCAGCCTATGTCCATAAGCTAAGATATCTCAGCCTGGAACTCAAACTTCTCACCACT belongs to Helianthus annuus cultivar XRQ/B chromosome 5, HanXRQr2.0-SUNRISE, whole genome shotgun sequence and includes:
- the LOC110939396 gene encoding uncharacterized protein LOC110939396; amino-acid sequence: MKGVGREDNDMWCDGCENPVVFPRGSFRLELEVFDSTAEAAVVCFDNTAQRLTKTIAHSILTAESGLSRVYSLYSTDIQDKFTPVMVRNADGSISTLPNCLHSLVGSTQTLQLDSCTYYDHGHFESFNCKNVLLDGDVCKPFGSSTPPSIPAKDKGVLPIPTPVKRVEAVVRPAYADSDSEETVDSDPHESQLAGDGIGDGGGMR